Proteins co-encoded in one Haladaptatus sp. ZSTT2 genomic window:
- a CDS encoding DHH family phosphoesterase, with product MSSPPDAGDSAGTGSSDRVVVYDLAAECTLSDVTAEEYYHATVNGVVDYGIFVDISDDVSGLVHESQLNATYQVGDELVVYLTEIRENGDLSFTVGDLPEYETVTVAHDYEISDADSLSPSSTDTVHLEGEVVQIKQTGGPTIFQVRDETAVVPCAAFEEAGVRAYPDIEVGDVVRVTGVVDSRDDAVQVEASNIDHLDGEEAAEVTARLDAALDERSQVEDVEPLIDWPAFEKLRPDLKRVASLLRRTVLEGRPIKMRHHADGDGMCASVPVQLAIERFIEETHQDPSAARHLLKRLPSKAPFYEMEDVVRDLNFSLEDRARHGQKLPLLLMLDNGSTEEDIPAYQNLAHYDIPIVVVDHHHPDPEAVEPLVEEHVNPYMHDEDYRITTGMMCVELARMIYPGIKDELNHVPAVAGLTDRSKAEVMDQYIALAEAEGYSEEDLWDIGEALDYEAYWLKYNDGRDLINDILNVDCDDEERHRKLVSFLSSRAERDVEKQLDSVMPHVEHEVLDNDAHLYRIDLERHAHRFTYPAPGKTTGEIHDRKVKETGESVITIGYGPDFSVLRSDGVRLDIPNMVQELQTEVKGGGVSGGGHLVVGSIKFVKGMREEVLDALVEKMAAAEIDEELRSTVATHD from the coding sequence ATGTCATCACCACCCGACGCCGGCGATTCTGCCGGAACAGGTTCTTCTGACCGGGTTGTTGTCTATGACCTCGCCGCGGAATGTACGCTTTCAGACGTCACCGCCGAGGAGTACTACCACGCAACCGTAAACGGGGTCGTCGATTACGGCATCTTCGTCGATATTTCAGACGACGTGTCCGGCCTCGTCCACGAATCACAGCTCAACGCAACGTACCAGGTCGGCGACGAACTCGTCGTCTACCTCACCGAAATCCGTGAGAACGGCGACCTGAGTTTCACCGTTGGCGACCTTCCAGAGTACGAAACGGTCACCGTCGCCCACGACTACGAGATTTCTGACGCTGACTCGCTCTCGCCGTCTTCGACCGACACGGTTCATTTAGAAGGCGAAGTCGTCCAAATCAAACAGACCGGCGGCCCAACTATCTTCCAGGTTCGCGACGAGACGGCCGTCGTGCCGTGTGCCGCGTTCGAGGAAGCCGGCGTTCGCGCCTATCCCGACATCGAAGTCGGCGACGTCGTTCGCGTCACGGGTGTCGTCGACTCGCGCGACGACGCCGTGCAGGTTGAAGCCTCCAACATCGACCACCTCGACGGCGAGGAAGCAGCGGAGGTCACCGCCCGTCTCGACGCCGCGCTCGACGAGCGCTCGCAGGTCGAAGACGTCGAACCGCTCATCGACTGGCCCGCATTCGAGAAGCTTCGCCCCGACTTAAAGCGCGTGGCGTCGCTGCTCCGCCGGACGGTGCTCGAAGGCCGCCCCATCAAGATGCGCCACCACGCAGACGGCGACGGCATGTGCGCAAGCGTGCCCGTCCAGTTGGCCATCGAACGGTTCATCGAGGAAACCCACCAAGACCCATCGGCCGCCCGCCACCTGCTCAAGCGTCTGCCGAGCAAGGCGCCGTTCTACGAGATGGAAGACGTCGTGCGCGACCTGAACTTCTCGCTCGAAGACCGCGCGCGCCACGGTCAGAAGCTCCCCCTCCTGCTCATGCTCGACAACGGCAGCACCGAGGAGGACATCCCGGCCTACCAGAACCTCGCCCACTACGACATCCCAATCGTCGTCGTTGACCACCACCACCCCGACCCTGAAGCGGTCGAACCGCTCGTCGAGGAGCACGTCAACCCATACATGCACGACGAGGACTACCGCATCACGACGGGCATGATGTGTGTCGAACTCGCCCGGATGATTTACCCGGGCATCAAAGACGAACTCAATCACGTTCCTGCTGTCGCCGGTCTCACCGACCGCTCGAAAGCCGAGGTGATGGACCAGTACATCGCCCTCGCCGAGGCAGAAGGCTACTCCGAGGAAGACCTCTGGGACATCGGTGAAGCCCTCGACTACGAGGCTTACTGGCTCAAGTACAACGACGGTCGTGACCTCATCAACGACATCCTCAACGTCGATTGCGACGACGAAGAGCGCCACCGGAAACTCGTCTCGTTCCTCTCCTCGCGCGCAGAGCGCGACGTAGAGAAGCAACTCGACTCGGTGATGCCACACGTCGAACACGAAGTGCTCGACAACGATGCCCACCTCTACCGCATCGACTTAGAGCGCCACGCCCACCGCTTTACCTACCCGGCACCCGGGAAGACCACGGGCGAAATCCACGACCGCAAGGTCAAAGAGACGGGCGAGTCGGTCATCACCATCGGCTACGGGCCCGACTTCTCCGTGCTCCGCTCTGACGGTGTCCGTCTCGACATCCCGAACATGGTCCAAGAACTCCAAACGGAGGTCAAAGGCGGCGGCGTCAGCGGTGGCGGCCACCTCGTCGTCGGTTCGATCAAGTTCGTCAAAGGCATGCGCGAAGAAGTGCTCGACGCGCTCGTCGAGAAGATGGCAGCCGCGGAAATCGACGAAGAACTCCGCAGCACCGTCGCTACCCACGACTAA
- a CDS encoding adenylyltransferase/cytidyltransferase family protein: MTTVIAQGTFDILHPGHLHYLQEAAAMGDELYVIIARRANVTHKQKPILPDEQRRDMIAALNCVDHAVLGHLEDIFVPIEEIQPDIIVLGHDQHHDEAAIADALAGRGIDCEVRRATIRDTKFEGELLSTGRIIEKICNERC; this comes from the coding sequence ATGACGACGGTAATTGCACAGGGTACGTTCGATATTCTCCACCCCGGCCACCTCCACTACTTGCAGGAAGCGGCGGCCATGGGTGACGAACTCTACGTCATCATCGCCCGCCGGGCGAACGTGACGCACAAACAGAAACCCATTCTCCCCGACGAACAGCGCCGCGACATGATTGCCGCACTCAACTGCGTCGACCACGCCGTCCTCGGGCACTTAGAGGACATCTTCGTCCCAATCGAGGAGATTCAACCGGACATCATCGTCCTCGGCCACGACCAACACCACGACGAGGCGGCGATTGCAGACGCCCTCGCCGGTCGCGGCATCGACTGTGAGGTGCGCCGGGCGACGATTCGAGACACAAAATTCGAGGGCGAGTTGCTCTCAACCGGGCGAATCATCGAGAAAATCTGTAACGAACGGTGCTAG
- a CDS encoding acyl-CoA dehydrogenase family protein, with the protein MDFRLTADQRSLRDTVRAFATEEIEPRARELDQRDEYPADILAALGDQRLTGLTLPEQYGGRGEGLVELCLVVEELAAAMMPVASALALHLGVATVIERFGSDALKDDLLPKMARFETVCALGLSEANAGSDKLAMETEATRDGDEWVISGHKQWVTNFFEADYVLTYAKTGPEEAAPENISAFLIPTDEFEVETVWDTLGARSVPSPKVTLDAVRVPDSRRVGDVGMAYIQRKTVNTGVNVPARGVGIARAALEKTVAYTSGREQFGGPLSDFQGLRWRVGEMATRVDTARLLTLRAAARADRGDPLNGAMHMAKIHATETAVENANEAMQLHGGLGYTTECHVERYLRDAKLLTIAGGPNEGHRDALATAVYDSV; encoded by the coding sequence ATGGACTTTCGACTCACTGCAGACCAACGTTCGCTCCGCGACACCGTCCGCGCGTTCGCCACAGAGGAAATCGAACCGCGTGCTCGTGAGTTAGACCAACGGGATGAGTATCCCGCCGACATTCTCGCTGCGCTTGGTGACCAACGACTGACTGGCCTGACGCTCCCAGAGCAGTACGGCGGTCGAGGCGAGGGACTCGTCGAACTCTGTCTCGTGGTCGAAGAACTCGCCGCGGCGATGATGCCCGTTGCGAGCGCGCTTGCCCTCCACCTCGGGGTAGCCACAGTCATCGAACGCTTCGGGAGCGATGCGCTCAAAGACGACCTCCTGCCCAAGATGGCACGCTTCGAGACGGTCTGCGCGCTCGGCCTCAGCGAAGCGAACGCCGGAAGCGACAAACTGGCGATGGAGACGGAGGCGACACGAGACGGCGACGAGTGGGTCATCTCCGGGCACAAACAGTGGGTGACGAACTTCTTCGAAGCCGACTACGTGCTCACCTACGCGAAAACCGGCCCCGAAGAGGCGGCTCCCGAAAACATCAGTGCCTTCCTGATTCCGACTGACGAGTTTGAGGTCGAAACCGTCTGGGACACCCTCGGCGCGCGAAGCGTCCCTTCCCCGAAGGTCACGCTCGACGCGGTTCGCGTCCCCGACAGCCGCCGGGTTGGTGACGTTGGCATGGCCTACATCCAGCGAAAGACGGTCAACACCGGCGTCAACGTCCCTGCTCGTGGGGTTGGAATCGCCCGCGCCGCCCTCGAAAAGACGGTCGCCTACACGAGCGGCCGCGAGCAGTTTGGCGGCCCGCTCAGCGACTTCCAAGGACTCCGCTGGCGCGTCGGTGAGATGGCCACCCGCGTGGACACTGCCCGCCTGTTGACGCTTCGCGCGGCAGCCCGCGCCGACCGCGGCGACCCACTCAACGGCGCGATGCACATGGCGAAAATCCACGCCACCGAAACCGCCGTCGAAAACGCGAACGAAGCGATGCAGCTGCACGGCGGCCTCGGCTACACCACAGAGTGTCACGTAGAACGGTATCTCAGGGACGCAAAACTCCTCACAATCGCCGGCGGGCCGAACGAAGGTCACCGCGACGCGCTTGCGACAGCGGTGTACGATTCAGTGTAG
- a CDS encoding Mov34/MPN/PAD-1 family protein — protein MRLFRSSEVLGIAEETLEFVLEASRETHPNEYMGLLRGERAADLGLDDEGVVITDVLVIPGTKSNSVSATVRTSMIPNDMRSIGSVHSHPNGVIKPSDADLATFGNGQAHIIVGAPYGRDDWKAFDREGNRRDLPVLDVSLPDESFFDFTQEDIDKELK, from the coding sequence ATGCGGCTATTCCGTTCGAGTGAGGTTCTCGGTATCGCCGAGGAGACGCTCGAATTCGTGCTCGAAGCGTCGAGAGAGACGCACCCGAACGAGTACATGGGCCTCCTGCGGGGTGAACGCGCGGCCGACCTCGGGCTGGACGACGAAGGCGTCGTCATCACCGACGTACTCGTCATCCCCGGCACCAAATCGAACTCCGTGAGCGCGACTGTTCGGACGAGCATGATTCCGAACGACATGCGATCCATCGGGTCGGTTCACTCACACCCGAACGGCGTCATTAAGCCGAGTGACGCGGACCTCGCAACCTTCGGAAATGGCCAGGCACACATCATCGTCGGCGCGCCATACGGGCGCGACGACTGGAAAGCGTTCGACCGCGAGGGCAACCGCCGCGACCTCCCGGTGTTGGACGTTTCTCTCCCCGACGAATCGTTCTTCGACTTCACACAGGAAGACATCGACAAGGAACTCAAATGA